From the Roseateles sp. XES5 genome, one window contains:
- a CDS encoding methyl-accepting chemotaxis protein: MFKSATMRNIFATIAFGLIATVGTAASLLYVARQEMLEESRDKIRQEAVTQAMQITMELRQASRFVEQLNASMAVLKRQGTATREDINRLLLQSLATAPELAGFATIWNPNAFDGRDAEFAGKPMHDASGRLIPYVFRKGDDLKLEPTIDYDLPDAQEQFMKPLKTGALRLTEPFEYAVEGKVTRLASISGAIKVDGIVLGVGGGDLVLNAITERLGAIRPLGTGYMALVTEKGSFVAHPDATVLGQPLDKTDLDQKTWKALLDAPDQIHDFPEKDGTPSLAIAVPVEPFAGAKWYAVVSVPEATVFASLTRLQTIAIGLISGGAVLVAFAGWVIARRFVGRIGRIIGQTTAIANGTLDVELTDREKTDELGSLSRSLGVLLDSNRKRVALEAEAVARREQDETDRQERSLTEQARQEEIRFVVAELGAGLARLSGGDMGVRLTKPFTGSLDGIRTDFNAAVEKLEDAMLSFRDNAATIEQGSTEIQRAADDLARRTEQQAASVEETSAALSEITRSVARSAARAEEAGVQVSRAKQDAERSGTVVRAAVEAMSAIEQSSQSIFNIIGVIDTIAFQTNLLALNAGVEAARAGEAGKGFAVVAQEVRDLAQRSAKAAQEIKLLITASGEQVHRGVSLVGQTGETLETIVGEVQQIDANVQAIVFAAREQSSSLQEINAAVTVVGETTQKNAVMVEETNAACHTLVGEVSALSGRIAQFRLGDGQQAGEAIAGPKAKPALAAPSPVRSLAQRLAVAVGSRWSGRD; this comes from the coding sequence GTGTTCAAATCGGCAACGATGCGCAATATTTTCGCGACGATCGCCTTCGGGCTGATCGCCACGGTCGGCACGGCGGCAAGTCTTCTCTATGTCGCCCGCCAGGAAATGCTGGAGGAAAGCCGCGACAAGATCCGGCAGGAAGCCGTGACGCAGGCGATGCAGATCACCATGGAGTTGCGGCAGGCCTCCCGCTTCGTCGAGCAGCTCAACGCCTCCATGGCGGTGCTGAAGCGGCAGGGCACCGCGACCCGCGAGGACATCAACCGCCTTCTCCTGCAATCGCTCGCCACCGCGCCGGAACTCGCCGGCTTTGCCACGATCTGGAATCCGAACGCCTTCGACGGCCGCGACGCGGAATTCGCCGGCAAGCCGATGCACGACGCCTCGGGCCGGCTGATCCCCTATGTCTTCCGCAAGGGCGACGACCTGAAGCTCGAGCCGACCATAGACTATGACCTGCCGGACGCGCAGGAACAGTTCATGAAGCCGCTGAAAACAGGGGCGTTGCGGCTGACCGAACCCTTCGAATATGCGGTCGAGGGCAAGGTCACCCGCCTCGCCTCGATTTCCGGCGCCATCAAGGTGGATGGCATCGTCCTTGGCGTCGGCGGCGGCGACCTTGTGCTGAACGCCATCACCGAACGGCTCGGCGCAATCCGGCCACTTGGCACCGGCTACATGGCGCTCGTCACCGAGAAGGGCAGCTTCGTCGCCCATCCCGACGCAACGGTGCTCGGCCAGCCGCTCGACAAGACGGATCTCGACCAGAAAACCTGGAAGGCCCTGCTCGATGCGCCGGACCAGATCCACGACTTCCCCGAGAAGGACGGCACGCCATCGCTTGCCATCGCCGTGCCGGTCGAACCCTTTGCCGGCGCGAAATGGTATGCCGTGGTCTCCGTGCCGGAAGCGACGGTCTTTGCCAGCCTGACGCGGCTGCAGACCATCGCCATCGGCCTGATTTCCGGCGGCGCGGTGCTGGTCGCCTTCGCCGGCTGGGTGATCGCCCGCCGCTTCGTCGGCCGCATCGGCCGGATCATCGGCCAGACCACGGCGATTGCGAACGGCACCCTCGACGTCGAGCTGACCGACCGGGAAAAGACGGACGAACTCGGCAGCCTGTCCCGCTCGCTCGGCGTGCTGCTCGACAGCAACCGCAAGCGAGTGGCGCTGGAGGCGGAGGCTGTCGCCCGCCGCGAACAGGACGAAACGGACCGGCAGGAACGCAGCCTCACCGAACAGGCCCGGCAGGAGGAAATCCGCTTCGTCGTCGCCGAACTCGGCGCCGGCCTTGCCCGCCTTTCCGGCGGCGACATGGGCGTGCGGCTGACAAAACCCTTCACCGGTTCGCTGGACGGCATCCGCACCGACTTCAACGCCGCGGTGGAAAAGCTCGAAGACGCCATGCTGTCCTTCCGCGACAATGCCGCGACCATAGAGCAGGGCTCGACGGAAATCCAGCGGGCGGCCGACGATCTTGCCCGCCGCACGGAGCAGCAGGCCGCCTCGGTCGAAGAAACCTCCGCGGCACTGTCCGAGATCACCCGCTCCGTCGCCCGGTCGGCCGCCCGCGCCGAAGAGGCCGGCGTGCAGGTAAGCCGCGCCAAGCAGGATGCCGAGCGCTCCGGCACCGTGGTGCGCGCCGCCGTGGAGGCGATGAGCGCCATCGAGCAATCCTCGCAATCGATCTTCAACATCATCGGCGTGATCGACACCATCGCCTTCCAGACGAACCTGCTTGCGCTCAATGCCGGCGTGGAGGCCGCCCGCGCGGGCGAAGCCGGCAAGGGTTTCGCCGTGGTGGCGCAGGAGGTGCGCGATCTTGCCCAGCGCTCGGCCAAGGCGGCGCAGGAGATCAAGCTGCTCATCACCGCCTCCGGCGAACAGGTGCATCGCGGCGTGTCGCTCGTCGGGCAGACCGGCGAGACGCTGGAAACCATCGTTGGCGAGGTGCAGCAGATCGACGCCAATGTGCAGGCCATCGTCTTCGCCGCCCGCGAACAGTCGAGCAGCCTGCAGGAGATCAATGCCGCGGTGACGGTGGTCGGCGAGACGACGCAGAAGAACGCCGTCATGGTGGAAGAGACGAATGCCGCCTGCCACACGCTGGTCGGCGAAGTCTCGGCGCTGTCGGGCCGGATCGCGCAGTTTCGTCTTGGTGACGGGCAGCAAGCGGGGGAAGCCATTGCGGGGCCCAAGGCGAAGCCGGCCCTCGCCGCGCCGTCTCCTGTCCGTTCGCTGGCACAGCGGCTTGCCGTCGCTGTCGGCAGCCGCTGGTCCGGACGAGACTGA
- a CDS encoding FAD-binding oxidoreductase: MVSKALADVKMEPFWLDRPDRPAALPPLTAPRKADLLVVGGGFTGLWAAIQARQAKPDCAVILIEKSSIASGASGRNGGVASTSVMHGLSNAARIFPKDIATLEVFGQENMRGFMQTIADNGIDCHAEWGGELNVAIDDSQIDSLHEEHDLHLQYGHNAVFLDQSALAEHIRSPRYKAGVWTKDVAGTVHPALLAWGLKRLALSLGVEIYETTPLLGIEETAGKMRVTTPHGSVVADRVLLATNAFMAGHRHIKRRIVPIRDRVLATQPLSDAQMAAIGWGNRQGIYDMRTQMNYMRLTRDNRIIFGGRLAYAFNGDTSPAVDREHDTYAPLASAFFDTFPQLEGLSFSHAWSGAIDLSTRMAVHFQRYYGGKVVYAGGYSGFGVSASRFGARVALDILAGSTLPESRLEFATQMPSIVPPEPFRWLGAQITMNALDTADQKGGWRLPWLKFVSALGFPLH; the protein is encoded by the coding sequence ATGGTATCGAAAGCGCTTGCCGACGTGAAAATGGAACCCTTCTGGCTGGATCGACCCGACCGGCCGGCAGCGCTGCCTCCCCTCACCGCCCCGCGCAAGGCCGACCTTCTGGTGGTCGGCGGCGGCTTCACGGGCCTTTGGGCCGCCATCCAGGCGCGGCAGGCAAAGCCCGATTGCGCCGTCATCCTGATCGAGAAATCGAGCATCGCCAGCGGCGCGTCCGGCCGGAACGGTGGGGTCGCCTCCACCTCGGTCATGCACGGGCTCTCCAATGCCGCCCGCATCTTCCCCAAGGATATCGCCACGCTGGAAGTGTTCGGCCAGGAAAACATGCGCGGATTCATGCAGACGATCGCCGACAACGGCATCGACTGTCACGCCGAATGGGGCGGCGAACTGAACGTCGCCATCGACGACAGCCAGATCGACAGCCTGCACGAAGAGCACGACCTGCATCTCCAATACGGCCATAACGCTGTCTTCCTCGACCAGAGCGCCCTTGCCGAGCATATCCGCTCGCCGCGCTACAAGGCCGGCGTCTGGACCAAGGACGTCGCCGGCACCGTGCACCCCGCCCTGCTCGCCTGGGGCCTGAAGCGCCTCGCGCTGAGCCTCGGCGTCGAAATCTACGAAACCACCCCGCTGCTCGGCATCGAGGAGACGGCAGGCAAGATGCGCGTGACCACGCCGCACGGCTCGGTCGTCGCCGACCGGGTGCTGCTCGCCACCAACGCCTTCATGGCCGGGCACAGGCATATCAAGCGCCGCATCGTGCCGATCCGCGACCGGGTGCTGGCGACGCAGCCGCTCTCCGACGCGCAGATGGCCGCTATCGGCTGGGGCAACCGGCAGGGCATCTACGACATGCGCACGCAGATGAACTACATGCGCCTGACCCGGGACAACCGCATCATCTTCGGCGGCCGCCTCGCCTATGCCTTCAACGGGGACACCTCCCCCGCAGTCGACCGCGAGCACGACACCTACGCGCCGCTCGCCAGCGCCTTCTTCGACACGTTTCCGCAGCTCGAAGGCCTTTCCTTCAGCCATGCCTGGAGCGGCGCCATCGACCTTTCGACGCGCATGGCGGTGCATTTCCAACGCTATTACGGCGGCAAGGTCGTCTATGCCGGCGGCTATTCCGGCTTCGGCGTCTCGGCCTCGCGCTTTGGCGCGCGCGTCGCGCTCGACATCCTCGCCGGCTCGACGCTGCCCGAGAGCAGGTTGGAATTCGCGACGCAGATGCCGTCCATCGTGCCGCCGGAACCGTTCCGCTGGCTCGGCGCGCAGATCACCATGAATGCGCTGGATACGGCCGACCAGAAGGGCGGATGGCGGCTGCCCTGGCTGAAATTCGTCTCGGCGCTGGGCTTCCCCCTGCACTGA
- a CDS encoding cupin domain-containing protein, with protein MSKVIKLGRDGVGLNALEKCSVVPAEAILSGFAEEMGDVHFESADGSLVIGTWQCTPYAEMLVYPNGTEYAVIVSGKVALTNPDGSVETFGPGESYILPPATEVRFEVLETMRKIYVLQTSK; from the coding sequence ATGTCGAAAGTCATCAAGCTCGGCCGCGACGGCGTTGGCCTCAACGCACTCGAAAAGTGCAGCGTCGTGCCCGCGGAAGCCATTCTCTCCGGCTTTGCCGAGGAGATGGGCGACGTCCACTTCGAAAGCGCCGACGGCTCGCTTGTCATCGGCACCTGGCAGTGCACCCCCTATGCCGAAATGCTCGTCTATCCGAACGGCACCGAATATGCCGTCATCGTCTCCGGCAAGGTCGCGCTGACCAATCCGGACGGTTCCGTCGAGACCTTCGGTCCGGGTGAAAGCTACATCCTGCCCCCGGCCACCGAAGTACGCTTCGAGGTGCTGGAAACCATGCGCAAGATCTACGTCCTCCAGACGTCGAAGTAA
- a CDS encoding amino acid ABC transporter substrate-binding protein, translating into MKQALLSICAAALGLTLAGQASAAGTLETVKARGKLICGVSLTVPGFAAPDDKGRMQGFDVDICRSIAAAVFGDGEKVDFVPTNINTRFQALQSGEIDVLSRQTTHTFSRDASLGLDFGPTVFYDGQGLMVPKSLGVSSAKELTEAAICTLPGTTTAQNISDFFAAINGKFELVVFESPDENRAAFYSGRCEAITSDRSDLASIRSVANNPEDYVVLPETISKEPLAPAFRQNDSNWGDIVSWSVWLLMAAEEKGITQANVDEKLKSEDPDVQRMLGATEELGKMLGLDNKWGYNVIKSVGNYGEIFERNVGEGTKLGLTRGPNALWNAGGLIYSPPIR; encoded by the coding sequence ATGAAGCAGGCACTTCTTTCGATCTGCGCGGCTGCGCTCGGGCTGACGCTGGCTGGTCAGGCCTCGGCTGCCGGCACGCTGGAAACCGTCAAGGCGCGCGGCAAGCTCATCTGCGGCGTCTCGCTGACGGTGCCGGGTTTCGCGGCGCCCGACGACAAGGGCCGCATGCAGGGCTTCGACGTCGACATCTGCCGCTCGATCGCCGCTGCCGTCTTCGGCGACGGTGAAAAGGTCGATTTCGTCCCGACCAACATCAACACGCGCTTCCAGGCGCTGCAGTCCGGCGAGATCGACGTGCTGTCGCGCCAGACGACGCACACCTTCTCGCGCGATGCTTCGCTCGGCCTCGATTTCGGTCCGACGGTCTTCTATGACGGCCAGGGCCTGATGGTGCCGAAGTCGCTCGGCGTTTCCAGCGCCAAGGAACTGACGGAAGCCGCGATCTGCACCCTGCCGGGCACCACGACCGCGCAGAACATCTCCGACTTCTTCGCCGCCATCAACGGCAAGTTCGAGCTCGTCGTGTTCGAGAGCCCGGACGAGAACCGCGCCGCGTTCTATTCGGGTCGCTGCGAAGCCATCACCTCGGACCGCTCGGACCTTGCCTCGATCCGCTCCGTCGCCAACAACCCTGAAGATTACGTCGTCCTGCCGGAAACGATCTCCAAGGAGCCGCTCGCGCCGGCCTTCCGCCAGAACGATTCCAACTGGGGCGACATCGTTTCCTGGTCAGTCTGGCTGCTGATGGCCGCCGAAGAAAAGGGCATCACCCAGGCGAATGTCGACGAGAAGCTGAAGAGCGAGGACCCGGACGTACAGCGCATGCTGGGCGCCACCGAGGAACTCGGCAAGATGCTCGGCCTCGACAACAAGTGGGGCTATAACGTCATCAAGAGCGTCGGCAATTACGGCGAAATCTTCGAGCGCAACGTGGGCGAGGGCACCAAGCTCGGCCTGACGCGCGGCCCGAACGCGCTGTGGAATGCCGGCGGCCTGATCTACTCGCCGCCGATCCGTTGA
- a CDS encoding amino acid ABC transporter permease, producing the protein MAFLHDMRFRAYFYQVVAIGFVALVGWTLFSTASGNLAKQNIATGFDFLTRPAGFVITEAAIAFEPADTVGRAILVGIANTVKVSLLAAFFGTVLGLAVGIARMSHNPLLARLALVYVELLRNVPLLLYLFLWYSLIILILPPVKQALHLLPGVYLSNSGLVVPAALVERGGLALLVALVAGAAAALVIRSVATKKRVATGQSNHGGLLALAALVAPALLLWLAGGVSISWDFATAGKFRLTGGLHVRPEFVALLFGLALSVSANVAEIVRAGIQAVNKGQWEASSALGLSRGKTMRLVVLPQALRIIIPPLTNTYLTVFKNSSLAIAIGYPDLVTVSNIVMNQTGQAMETIAIFMGVYLTLSIAISLLMNWYNAHVALKER; encoded by the coding sequence ATGGCTTTCCTGCATGACATGCGCTTTCGCGCCTATTTCTATCAGGTCGTGGCGATCGGTTTCGTCGCCCTGGTCGGCTGGACCCTGTTTTCCACGGCAAGCGGCAACCTCGCCAAGCAGAACATCGCGACCGGCTTCGACTTCCTGACGCGGCCGGCCGGCTTCGTCATCACCGAGGCGGCCATCGCCTTCGAGCCAGCCGATACGGTCGGCCGGGCCATCCTCGTCGGCATCGCCAATACGGTGAAGGTCTCGCTGCTGGCCGCCTTCTTCGGCACCGTGCTCGGCCTTGCGGTCGGCATCGCGCGCATGTCGCACAATCCGCTGCTGGCGCGCCTTGCGCTCGTCTATGTCGAGCTTCTGCGCAACGTGCCGCTGCTGCTCTATCTCTTCCTCTGGTATTCGCTGATCATCCTCATCCTGCCGCCGGTCAAGCAGGCGCTGCATCTCCTGCCGGGCGTCTATCTTTCCAACAGCGGTCTCGTCGTGCCGGCCGCGCTCGTCGAACGCGGCGGCCTTGCGCTGCTCGTCGCTCTCGTCGCCGGTGCGGCGGCGGCCCTCGTCATCCGCAGCGTCGCGACGAAAAAGCGCGTCGCCACCGGCCAGTCGAACCACGGTGGCCTCCTCGCGCTCGCTGCGCTGGTCGCTCCCGCGCTGCTGCTCTGGCTTGCCGGCGGCGTTTCGATCAGCTGGGATTTCGCGACGGCGGGCAAGTTCCGCCTGACGGGCGGGCTGCACGTGCGGCCGGAATTCGTCGCGCTGCTCTTTGGCCTCGCGCTCAGCGTTTCGGCCAATGTCGCGGAAATCGTGCGCGCCGGCATCCAGGCCGTCAACAAGGGGCAGTGGGAGGCATCCTCCGCGCTCGGGCTTTCCCGCGGCAAGACCATGCGGCTCGTCGTGCTGCCGCAGGCGCTGCGCATCATCATCCCGCCGCTCACCAACACCTATCTCACCGTCTTCAAGAACAGTTCGCTGGCCATCGCCATCGGCTATCCCGACCTCGTCACCGTCTCCAACATCGTGATGAACCAGACCGGGCAGGCCATGGAGACCATCGCGATCTTCATGGGCGTCTATCTCACGCTGTCGATCGCCATCTCGCTGCTGATGAACTGGTACAATGCGCATGTCGCGCTGAAGGAGCGCTGA
- a CDS encoding amino acid ABC transporter permease → MTDVQALVLAPPQPAPGAARMGRLSAYFGTPGNTLVSLLSIAVILFVIKLAFGWLVVDAVFSGDGAVCKAASGACWPFVGQKLRYMLFGFYPYEEQWRPMLALLLFFGACLFSMMPRFWSRGLLIAWIVVILPGLYILMAGGIFGLSSVPTTNWGGLPLSFTLSFVGLTLALPLGIVLALARASNLPAIRVLAIGFIEIVRGVPLISILFMATVMLPLFMPEGTTIDKLLRAQVAIILFASAYIAEIVRGGLQDVPAGQYEAGKSLGLHYWQVMRKIVLPQALKKVIPPMVGLFIGFFQDTTLVTIVGLVDFLDTVRSAIRDPEWQGIAVLEGYLVAAAVYFTFSALMGAYSRFLEKHFRTTYA, encoded by the coding sequence ATGACCGACGTTCAGGCCCTCGTCCTCGCGCCGCCGCAGCCCGCGCCCGGTGCCGCGCGCATGGGCAGGCTCTCCGCCTATTTCGGCACGCCCGGCAACACGCTGGTCAGTCTCCTGTCGATTGCCGTCATCCTGTTCGTCATCAAGCTCGCCTTCGGCTGGCTGGTGGTCGATGCGGTGTTTTCCGGCGACGGCGCGGTGTGCAAGGCGGCAAGCGGCGCCTGCTGGCCCTTCGTCGGGCAGAAGCTGCGCTACATGCTGTTCGGCTTCTACCCCTACGAGGAGCAGTGGCGCCCGATGCTCGCCCTGCTGCTGTTCTTCGGCGCCTGCCTCTTCTCCATGATGCCGCGCTTCTGGAGCCGCGGACTGCTGATCGCCTGGATCGTCGTCATCCTGCCGGGGCTCTACATCCTCATGGCCGGCGGCATCTTCGGCCTGTCATCGGTGCCGACGACGAACTGGGGCGGCCTGCCGCTCTCCTTCACGCTCTCCTTCGTCGGCCTGACGCTCGCCCTGCCGCTCGGCATCGTGCTGGCGCTCGCCCGGGCCTCCAACCTGCCGGCGATCCGCGTGCTGGCCATCGGCTTCATCGAGATCGTGCGCGGCGTGCCGCTGATCAGCATCCTGTTCATGGCGACGGTCATGCTGCCGCTCTTCATGCCCGAGGGCACGACCATCGACAAACTGCTGCGCGCGCAGGTGGCGATCATCCTTTTTGCCTCCGCCTATATCGCGGAGATCGTGCGCGGCGGCCTGCAGGACGTGCCGGCCGGGCAATACGAGGCGGGCAAGTCGCTCGGCCTGCATTACTGGCAGGTCATGCGCAAGATCGTGCTGCCGCAGGCGCTGAAGAAGGTCATTCCGCCGATGGTCGGCCTGTTCATCGGCTTCTTCCAGGATACGACGCTCGTCACCATCGTCGGCCTCGTCGATTTCCTCGATACGGTGCGCTCGGCGATCCGCGACCCGGAATGGCAGGGCATCGCGGTGCTCGAGGGCTATCTTGTCGCCGCTGCCGTCTACTTCACCTTCAGCGCCCTGATGGGCGCCTACAGCCGCTTCCTCGAAAAGCACTTCAGGACGACCTATGCGTAA
- a CDS encoding amidohydrolase family protein: protein MRNVTVIRNARTVVAYDGATGGHAYLEEADVAFDETGFLHVGGRYEGPFAAEISGRDRMVLPGLVNVHCHSGEEPISKSFFEDQGTAALWGQAMYEFSTLIEIGDDAVKAALTVMLGDLLRSGVTTFVDIAGPHDCWLPTLAESGARAYVAPGFREAQWHVKDSHRLDFRWDSARGREAFARALETVDAARAHPSGRLGGIVAPAQVETCSPELLQEAAEAARSRKVPITIHAAQTMAEHEELLRRHGLTAVQYLEKLGVLGPDLILGHCIFIDSHTWTRQRTADDLGRLAASGTSVAHCPVTFARSGMILQSVGRYRRSGVNVALGTDSYPFNMLEEMRTALINARIAAGTVFDVSTADMLDVATLAGAKALGRSDIGRIAKGAKADFSLIDLKHPGMQPVYDPLRNLLHCAAERAVAAVYVDGVCVMENDRPTRVDYDGALAELQAVQDFAVRHFQANDPRGRSAAALAPLSLPVLPHP, encoded by the coding sequence ATGCGTAACGTCACCGTCATCCGCAACGCCCGCACCGTCGTCGCCTATGATGGTGCAACGGGCGGCCATGCCTATCTGGAGGAGGCGGACGTCGCCTTCGACGAGACCGGCTTCCTCCATGTCGGCGGTCGCTACGAGGGGCCGTTCGCGGCGGAGATTTCCGGCCGCGACCGCATGGTCCTGCCGGGCCTTGTCAACGTGCATTGCCATTCCGGCGAAGAGCCGATCTCGAAGAGCTTCTTCGAGGACCAGGGCACCGCGGCCCTCTGGGGCCAGGCGATGTACGAATTTTCCACGCTCATCGAGATCGGCGACGATGCGGTGAAGGCCGCGCTCACCGTCATGCTGGGCGATCTGCTGCGCAGCGGCGTCACCACCTTCGTCGACATTGCCGGCCCGCATGACTGCTGGTTGCCGACGCTGGCGGAAAGCGGCGCGCGTGCCTATGTCGCGCCCGGCTTCCGCGAGGCGCAGTGGCATGTGAAGGACAGCCATCGCCTCGATTTCCGCTGGGATTCCGCCCGTGGCCGCGAGGCCTTCGCGCGGGCGCTCGAAACCGTCGACGCCGCGCGGGCGCATCCCTCCGGCCGGCTCGGCGGCATCGTCGCCCCGGCGCAGGTCGAGACCTGTTCGCCCGAACTCTTGCAGGAAGCGGCCGAGGCGGCGCGCAGCCGCAAGGTGCCGATCACCATCCATGCCGCCCAGACCATGGCCGAGCATGAGGAACTGCTGCGTCGCCACGGTCTCACCGCCGTGCAGTATCTCGAAAAACTGGGTGTTCTCGGCCCGGATCTCATTCTCGGCCATTGCATCTTCATCGACAGCCACACCTGGACGCGCCAGCGCACGGCGGACGATCTCGGCCGCCTTGCGGCAAGTGGCACGAGCGTTGCCCATTGCCCCGTCACCTTCGCGCGCAGCGGCATGATCCTGCAATCGGTCGGCCGCTATCGCCGGAGCGGCGTCAACGTGGCGCTCGGCACGGACAGCTACCCCTTCAACATGCTGGAGGAGATGCGCACGGCGCTGATCAACGCCCGCATCGCCGCCGGCACGGTCTTCGACGTCTCGACCGCCGATATGCTCGACGTGGCGACGCTGGCGGGGGCGAAGGCTCTCGGCCGCAGCGACATTGGCCGCATCGCCAAGGGCGCGAAGGCGGACTTTTCGCTGATCGACCTGAAGCATCCCGGCATGCAGCCGGTCTATGACCCGCTGCGCAACCTCCTGCATTGCGCCGCCGAGCGCGCGGTCGCCGCCGTCTATGTCGATGGGGTCTGCGTCATGGAAAACGACCGGCCGACGCGGGTCGACTATGACGGCGCGCTTGCGGAATTGCAGGCGGTACAGGACTTCGCGGTGCGACATTTCCAGGCGAACGATCCGCGGGGCCGCTCGGCCGCCGCGCTCGCCCCGCTCTCGCTGCCGGTGCTGCCGCATCCGTGA